TCCGCCGGCATTCAGCCCCGGGAGGCGTCCAGCTTGTCCTGCGTGCGCAGGTCGAAATCGCTGGCGGCGTGGCGTTCGTGCAACTGCCCCGCGGGATCGCCCCAGGTGCGGTTCACCATGCGGCCGCGCGCCACCGCAGGCCGCAGCGCCACTTCGTCCGCCCAGCGCAGCAGGTTGCGGTAGTGCTGTGCATCCAGGAACTCGGCGGCACCGTACACCTCGTTGCGCACCAGCGCGCCATACCAGGGCCAGATGGCGATGTCGGCAATGGTGTAGGCGTCGCCCGCGACGTAGCGGTGTCGCGCAAGCTGGCGGTCGAGCACGTCGAGCTGGCGCTTGGTCTCCATCGCGTAGCGGTTGATCGGGTATTCGTACTTCTCCGGCGCATACACGTAGAAGTGGCCGAAACCGCCGCCGACGAAGGGCGCGCTGCCCATCTGCCAGAACAGCCACGACAGGCACTCGGTGCGCTGGGCGAGGTCGCGCGGCAGGAAGGCGCCGAACTTTTCCGCG
Above is a window of Azoarcus olearius DNA encoding:
- the yghU gene encoding glutathione-dependent disulfide-bond oxidoreductase, with protein sequence MSNPSYTPPKVWTWEAPSGGSFASINRPVAGSTHERALPVGQHPLQLYSLATPNGAKVTILLEELLAAGYAGAEYDAWPIRINDGDQFGSGFVAVNPNSKIPALVDRSLDPPLRVFESGAILLHLAEKFGAFLPRDLAQRTECLSWLFWQMGSAPFVGGGFGHFYVYAPEKYEYPINRYAMETKRQLDVLDRQLARHRYVAGDAYTIADIAIWPWYGALVRNEVYGAAEFLDAQHYRNLLRWADEVALRPAVARGRMVNRTWGDPAGQLHERHAASDFDLRTQDKLDASRG